In the Paroedura picta isolate Pp20150507F chromosome 15, Ppicta_v3.0, whole genome shotgun sequence genome, one interval contains:
- the PTRH2 gene encoding peptidyl-tRNA hydrolase 2, mitochondrial isoform X2 encodes MEVCGNTMDYLSNPGFFSLIAGVACGVCLGWGLRGRLFRPPKAKMTPIANELGNEASIMGEGGEFKMVIVVRNDLKMGKGKVAAQCSHAAVSSYKQVQRRNPELLKQWEYCGQPKVVLKAPDEETLLQLLTEARLLGLTVSLIQDAGRTQIAPGCRTVLGIGPGPAEIVDKVSGHLKLF; translated from the exons ATGGAAG TCTGTGGCAACACTATGGATTACCTTTCTAATCCTGGTTTCTTCAGTCTAATCGCCGGAGTGGCCTGTGGGGTATGCCTGGGCTGGGGCCTTCGTGGACGGCTCTTCCGCCCACCCAAAGCCAAAATGACCCCAATTGCCAATGAACTAGGTAACGAGGCCAGCATTATGGGCGAAGGCGGGGAATTCAAGATGGTGATTGTAGTCCGGAACGACCTGAAGATGGGCAAGGGCAAAGTGGCCGCCCAGTGCTCCCACGCTGCCGTGTCATCCTACAAACAAGTTCAGCGCCGGAACCCCGAACTCCTGAAGCAGTGGGAATATTGTGGCCAGCCAAAGGTGGTCCTGAAGGCTCCTGATGAGGAAACTCTTCTGCAGCTCCTGACCGAGGCCAGATTACTGGGCCTGACAGTCAGTTTAATCCAGGATGCCGGGCGCACTCAGATCGCCCCAGGCTGTCGGACTGTCCTGGGCATTGGGCCAGGGCCAGCTGAGATAGTGGATAAAGTTTCTGGTCACTTAAAACTTTTTTga
- the PTRH2 gene encoding peptidyl-tRNA hydrolase 2, mitochondrial isoform X1, with amino-acid sequence MYGREGRGPPLEPGLQPAPTHAEPRGRLVYLTGWLCRAKGEEDHLGARVKSVCGNTMDYLSNPGFFSLIAGVACGVCLGWGLRGRLFRPPKAKMTPIANELGNEASIMGEGGEFKMVIVVRNDLKMGKGKVAAQCSHAAVSSYKQVQRRNPELLKQWEYCGQPKVVLKAPDEETLLQLLTEARLLGLTVSLIQDAGRTQIAPGCRTVLGIGPGPAEIVDKVSGHLKLF; translated from the exons ATGTACGGTCGGGAGGGGCGGGGGCCCCCCCTGGAACCCGGGCTGCAACCTGCCCCCACCCACGCAGAGCCCCGGGGGAGGCTGGTCTACCTCACGGGGTGGTTGTGCCGAgcgaagggggaggaggaccatCTTGGTGCACGGGTTAAGAGTG TCTGTGGCAACACTATGGATTACCTTTCTAATCCTGGTTTCTTCAGTCTAATCGCCGGAGTGGCCTGTGGGGTATGCCTGGGCTGGGGCCTTCGTGGACGGCTCTTCCGCCCACCCAAAGCCAAAATGACCCCAATTGCCAATGAACTAGGTAACGAGGCCAGCATTATGGGCGAAGGCGGGGAATTCAAGATGGTGATTGTAGTCCGGAACGACCTGAAGATGGGCAAGGGCAAAGTGGCCGCCCAGTGCTCCCACGCTGCCGTGTCATCCTACAAACAAGTTCAGCGCCGGAACCCCGAACTCCTGAAGCAGTGGGAATATTGTGGCCAGCCAAAGGTGGTCCTGAAGGCTCCTGATGAGGAAACTCTTCTGCAGCTCCTGACCGAGGCCAGATTACTGGGCCTGACAGTCAGTTTAATCCAGGATGCCGGGCGCACTCAGATCGCCCCAGGCTGTCGGACTGTCCTGGGCATTGGGCCAGGGCCAGCTGAGATAGTGGATAAAGTTTCTGGTCACTTAAAACTTTTTTga
- the PTRH2 gene encoding peptidyl-tRNA hydrolase 2, mitochondrial isoform X3 has protein sequence MDYLSNPGFFSLIAGVACGVCLGWGLRGRLFRPPKAKMTPIANELGNEASIMGEGGEFKMVIVVRNDLKMGKGKVAAQCSHAAVSSYKQVQRRNPELLKQWEYCGQPKVVLKAPDEETLLQLLTEARLLGLTVSLIQDAGRTQIAPGCRTVLGIGPGPAEIVDKVSGHLKLF, from the coding sequence ATGGATTACCTTTCTAATCCTGGTTTCTTCAGTCTAATCGCCGGAGTGGCCTGTGGGGTATGCCTGGGCTGGGGCCTTCGTGGACGGCTCTTCCGCCCACCCAAAGCCAAAATGACCCCAATTGCCAATGAACTAGGTAACGAGGCCAGCATTATGGGCGAAGGCGGGGAATTCAAGATGGTGATTGTAGTCCGGAACGACCTGAAGATGGGCAAGGGCAAAGTGGCCGCCCAGTGCTCCCACGCTGCCGTGTCATCCTACAAACAAGTTCAGCGCCGGAACCCCGAACTCCTGAAGCAGTGGGAATATTGTGGCCAGCCAAAGGTGGTCCTGAAGGCTCCTGATGAGGAAACTCTTCTGCAGCTCCTGACCGAGGCCAGATTACTGGGCCTGACAGTCAGTTTAATCCAGGATGCCGGGCGCACTCAGATCGCCCCAGGCTGTCGGACTGTCCTGGGCATTGGGCCAGGGCCAGCTGAGATAGTGGATAAAGTTTCTGGTCACTTAAAACTTTTTTga